In a single window of the Pontibacter russatus genome:
- the rpsG gene encoding 30S ribosomal protein S7 has product MRKAKPKSRILLPDPKYKETLVTRFVNYMMEDGKKSVAYGIFYDAVEIVESRTKENGLEMWKKALNNVMPSVEVKSRRVGGATFQVPTEVRPDRRVSLGIKWMISYARKRGEKTMKDRLAGEIVAAAKGEGAAVKKKDDTHRMAEANKAFSHFRF; this is encoded by the coding sequence ATGAGAAAAGCAAAGCCGAAAAGTAGAATACTCCTTCCTGATCCTAAATATAAAGAGACATTGGTGACGCGTTTCGTTAACTACATGATGGAAGACGGAAAGAAAAGCGTAGCCTATGGAATCTTCTATGATGCTGTAGAAATAGTAGAATCAAGAACAAAAGAAAACGGCCTGGAGATGTGGAAGAAAGCGTTGAACAACGTGATGCCAAGCGTCGAGGTAAAAAGCCGTAGGGTAGGGGGTGCTACATTCCAAGTGCCGACTGAGGTCCGTCCGGACCGCAGAGTATCTCTGGGTATCAAGTGGATGATATCCTACGCTCGCAAAAGAGGCGAGAAAACAATGAAAGACAGGTTAGCAGGAGAGATTGTAGCTGCTGCTAAAGGTGAAGGTGCTGCTGTGAAGAAGAAAGACGATACACACAGAATGGCAGAGGCGAACAAAGCATTCTCACACTTTAGATTCTAA
- the rpsJ gene encoding 30S ribosomal protein S10, producing the protein MNQKIRIKLKSYDHNLVDKSSEKIVKAVKATGAIVSGPIPLPTEKDKFTVLRSPHVNKKSREQFQLCTYKRLVDIYSTSSKTVDALMKLELPSGVDVEIKV; encoded by the coding sequence ATGAATCAGAAAATAAGAATTAAGCTTAAGTCATACGACCACAACCTGGTCGATAAGTCTTCTGAGAAGATTGTGAAAGCTGTGAAAGCTACTGGTGCTATCGTAAGCGGACCAATTCCTCTTCCAACAGAAAAAGATAAATTCACTGTACTGCGCTCACCACACGTGAACAAGAAATCGCGCGAGCAGTTTCAGCTTTGCACCTATAAGCGGCTGGTAGATATTTACTCTACCAGCTCCAAGACGGTGGATGCGCTGATGAAACTTGAGTTGCCAAGCGGGGTAGATGTAGAAATAAAGGTTTGA
- the rplB gene encoding 50S ribosomal protein L2, whose product MALKKLRPTTPGQRFRVAPAFDEVTASTPEKSLLAPIKKSGGRNDSGKMTMRYTGGGHKKKYRVIDFKRTKFGIPATVKTIEYDPNRTARIALLHYVDGEKAYIIAPAGLQVGTVVTSGPGIAPEVGNCLPLSDIPLGTIIHNIELQPGAGAILARSAGSYAQLVAREGRYATIKLPSGELRMVLVNCSATVGTVSNADHMNVQLGKAGRNRWLGKRPRVRGVAMNPVDHPMGGGEGKSSGGHPRSRKGLYAKGMKTRNKNKYSEQLIVNRGKKK is encoded by the coding sequence ATGGCTTTAAAAAAGTTAAGACCAACAACACCAGGTCAAAGATTCAGAGTAGCCCCCGCCTTTGACGAGGTAACGGCCTCTACTCCGGAGAAATCTTTGTTGGCACCTATCAAAAAATCTGGTGGACGCAACGACTCAGGTAAAATGACCATGCGCTATACAGGCGGTGGCCATAAGAAGAAATACCGGGTCATCGATTTTAAGCGTACTAAGTTCGGCATACCGGCTACCGTAAAGACGATCGAATACGATCCGAACAGGACAGCCCGCATCGCCCTGCTGCACTACGTGGACGGTGAGAAGGCATATATCATTGCACCAGCCGGATTGCAAGTAGGCACTGTGGTTACTTCAGGCCCGGGCATTGCCCCCGAAGTAGGGAATTGCCTTCCTTTATCGGATATTCCTCTTGGTACTATCATTCACAACATCGAGTTGCAGCCAGGCGCAGGTGCTATACTTGCCCGCAGCGCCGGTTCTTATGCCCAGCTAGTGGCCCGCGAAGGCCGCTATGCAACGATCAAGCTTCCTTCAGGGGAGTTGAGAATGGTGTTAGTGAACTGTTCAGCAACAGTTGGTACTGTTTCTAATGCCGACCATATGAATGTGCAACTCGGAAAAGCCGGGCGCAACAGATGGTTGGGCAAGCGTCCACGCGTACGTGGTGTAGCCATGAACCCTGTCGATCACCCAATGGGTGGTGGTGAAGGTAAATCCTCCGGCGGTCACCCACGCTCACGCAAAGGCCTGTATGCAAAAGGCATGAAGACCAGAAACAAGAATAAGTATTCTGAACAGCTTATAGTTAACAGAGGAAAGAAAAAATAA
- the rpoC gene encoding DNA-directed RNA polymerase subunit beta' — MAFAKNKKLSQDFSKVTISLASPESILERSNGEVTKPETINYRTYKPEMGGLFCERIFGPVKDWECHCGKYKRIRYKGIICDRCGVEVTEKKVRRERMGHIELVVPVAHIWYFKSLPNKIGYLLGLPTKKLDQIIYYERYAVIQPGILAEDGVNTLDFLTEDEYLDMIDKLPRENQMLDNNDPNKFIAKMGAEALQMLLERTNLDDLSYELRHAAAHETSQQRKAEALKRLRVVEAFRDAATRIENRPEWMIIRMVPVIPPELRPLVPLDGGRFATSDLNDLYRRVIIRNNRLKRLIEIKAPEVILRNEKRMLQEAVDSLFDNSRKVNAVRAEGNRALKSLSDMLKGKQGRFRQNLLGKRVDYSGRSVIVVGPELKLHECGLPKNMAAELFKPFIIRKLIERGIVKTVKSAKKIVDRKDPVVWDILENVLKGHPVLLNRAPTLHRLGIQAFQPKLIEGKAIQLHPLVCTAFNADFDGDQMAVHVPLGPAAVLEASMLMLASHNILNPANGAPIAVPSQDMVLGLYYVSKGKRSTETETIVGEGMSFYSPEEVIIAINEGRLSKQAYIKVRTKIRNEQGELVTKLIETVAGRVIFNQFVPEEVGYIDELLTKKKLQQIISRVFKETGMARAAQFLDDIKTLGFQSAYKGGLSMGLGDIQIPKEKDILVAQAKKDVDAVWQNYSMGLITDNERYNQVIDIWTRINNQITETLMRRLENDDQGFNSIFMMMHSGARGSREQIRQLGGMRGLMAKPQKSLQGSVGEIIENPILSNFKEGLDVIEYFISTHGARKGLADTALKTADAGYLTRRLVDVSQDVIVNEEDCGTLRGLEVSALKDNEDIVESLSERILGRVTVHDVYDPISNELIAESGSEITEEVARAIEETAIEFVEIRSVLTCESKRGICAKCYGRNLATGFMVQKGEAVGVIAAQSIGEPGTQLTLRTFHVGGTASNIAVDATILAKFGGKIEFEDVRSLDTVNNEGEPVKVVMGRSGEVKVVDPNTGKLLISNHVPYGSFLHVNDGQTVEKGDQICNWDPYNAVILSEFDGEIAYEAIIEGITYREESDEQTGYREKVIIDTKDKTQNPAILVNPKNGEPKGYNIPVGAHLTVENGEKIKAGQILVKIPRAIGKTRDITGGLPRVTELFEARNPSNPAVVSEIDGVVTYGSVKRGNREIYIESKDGVKKKYMVPLSKHILVQDNDFVRAGMPLSDGAITPSDILNIQGPGAVQEYLVNEIQEVYRLQGVKINDKHIEVVVRQMMQKVIVVDAGDTSFLENQVVDKITFMEENDRIIDMKVVEEAGDSASLKPGQIVTARRLRDENSSLKRRDLKLVTVRDAQPSVSRPTLQGITQASLGTQSFISAASFQETTKVLSEAAIKGKADELLGLKENVIVGHLIPAGTGLREYQKLIVGSQEEYDALVSSKKATTKRQQELQNK, encoded by the coding sequence CCTGGAGCGTTCCAACGGAGAGGTGACAAAGCCTGAGACCATTAACTATAGAACTTACAAGCCTGAGATGGGTGGTTTATTCTGCGAAAGGATATTCGGGCCTGTGAAGGATTGGGAATGCCACTGCGGGAAATACAAGAGAATCAGATACAAAGGTATCATCTGCGACCGTTGCGGCGTGGAGGTGACCGAGAAGAAAGTGCGCCGCGAGCGCATGGGCCATATCGAACTGGTGGTTCCGGTGGCGCATATCTGGTACTTCAAGTCACTCCCTAACAAAATTGGATATCTGCTGGGCCTGCCGACCAAAAAGCTCGACCAGATTATATACTACGAACGGTATGCGGTTATTCAGCCGGGTATTCTGGCAGAAGACGGTGTGAACACGCTTGACTTTCTGACCGAGGATGAGTACTTGGATATGATTGACAAGCTCCCGCGCGAAAACCAAATGTTGGACAACAACGATCCAAACAAGTTCATCGCGAAGATGGGTGCTGAAGCATTGCAAATGCTATTGGAGCGTACGAACCTGGATGACCTGTCATACGAGCTTCGTCATGCCGCCGCTCACGAGACGTCTCAGCAGCGTAAAGCTGAGGCGTTAAAGCGTCTTCGTGTAGTAGAAGCATTCCGTGATGCTGCAACCAGAATCGAAAACAGACCAGAGTGGATGATCATCCGCATGGTGCCTGTTATTCCACCAGAGCTTCGTCCGCTTGTTCCGTTAGATGGTGGCCGTTTCGCTACATCTGACTTGAACGACCTTTACAGACGTGTTATCATCCGTAACAACCGTCTGAAGCGTCTGATAGAGATCAAAGCGCCTGAAGTAATCCTTCGTAACGAGAAGCGTATGCTACAGGAAGCGGTGGACTCTCTGTTCGACAACTCACGTAAAGTGAACGCTGTTCGTGCAGAAGGTAACCGTGCGCTGAAGTCGCTTTCTGATATGCTGAAAGGTAAGCAGGGACGTTTCCGTCAGAACTTGCTTGGTAAGCGTGTTGACTACTCTGGCCGTTCGGTAATTGTGGTTGGTCCTGAACTGAAGCTGCACGAGTGCGGTCTGCCTAAAAACATGGCAGCGGAGCTCTTCAAGCCGTTCATCATCCGCAAGCTGATCGAAAGAGGTATCGTGAAGACTGTAAAGTCAGCTAAGAAAATAGTAGACCGTAAGGACCCTGTTGTTTGGGATATCCTGGAAAACGTGCTGAAAGGCCACCCGGTACTCCTTAACCGTGCTCCTACGCTACACAGATTAGGTATACAGGCATTCCAGCCGAAACTGATCGAAGGTAAGGCGATCCAGCTGCACCCACTGGTGTGTACGGCCTTTAACGCCGACTTTGACGGTGACCAGATGGCGGTACACGTCCCGCTCGGGCCTGCCGCTGTACTGGAAGCCTCCATGCTGATGCTGGCATCGCACAACATCCTGAACCCTGCCAACGGAGCGCCTATTGCGGTGCCGTCGCAGGACATGGTTCTCGGATTATATTATGTGTCGAAAGGCAAGCGCAGCACAGAAACTGAAACCATCGTGGGTGAAGGAATGAGCTTCTACTCTCCGGAGGAAGTCATCATCGCCATCAACGAAGGCCGCCTCTCGAAGCAGGCATATATAAAAGTAAGGACAAAGATCCGAAACGAGCAGGGCGAACTGGTTACGAAGTTGATTGAAACCGTAGCCGGCCGCGTGATATTCAACCAGTTCGTGCCGGAGGAAGTAGGCTATATAGATGAACTGCTGACGAAGAAGAAACTGCAGCAGATCATCTCCCGCGTGTTCAAGGAGACAGGTATGGCGCGTGCCGCGCAGTTCCTGGACGACATCAAAACGCTCGGGTTCCAGTCGGCCTACAAAGGTGGTCTTTCCATGGGTCTGGGTGATATCCAGATACCAAAAGAGAAGGATATTCTGGTAGCGCAGGCCAAGAAGGATGTGGATGCGGTATGGCAGAACTACTCGATGGGTCTGATCACAGACAACGAGCGTTACAACCAGGTAATTGATATATGGACACGTATCAACAACCAGATAACGGAAACGCTGATGCGCCGCCTGGAGAACGATGACCAAGGCTTTAACTCTATCTTCATGATGATGCACTCCGGCGCCCGTGGCTCCAGAGAGCAGATCCGTCAGTTGGGTGGTATGCGCGGTCTGATGGCGAAGCCTCAGAAATCCCTGCAAGGCTCTGTGGGTGAGATTATCGAGAACCCAATCCTTTCCAACTTCAAGGAAGGTCTAGATGTAATCGAGTACTTCATCTCGACGCACGGTGCGCGAAAAGGCCTTGCGGACACAGCACTTAAAACGGCTGACGCCGGTTACCTGACACGTCGCCTGGTGGATGTGTCGCAGGACGTGATTGTGAACGAGGAAGACTGCGGCACGCTGCGAGGTCTGGAGGTAAGTGCGCTGAAAGACAACGAGGATATCGTGGAGTCGCTGTCTGAGCGAATTCTGGGTCGCGTGACCGTACACGATGTATATGACCCGATTTCGAATGAGTTGATTGCTGAGTCCGGCTCTGAAATCACAGAAGAGGTGGCGCGAGCCATCGAGGAGACGGCTATCGAATTTGTAGAGATCCGCTCCGTGCTGACCTGCGAATCGAAGCGTGGTATCTGCGCCAAGTGCTACGGCCGTAACCTGGCAACAGGCTTTATGGTGCAGAAGGGCGAGGCAGTGGGTGTAATTGCCGCACAGTCTATCGGCGAGCCGGGAACACAGCTGACACTCCGTACATTCCACGTGGGTGGTACAGCGTCTAACATTGCGGTGGATGCCACCATTCTGGCGAAGTTCGGCGGTAAAATCGAATTCGAGGACGTACGCTCGCTGGACACAGTGAACAACGAAGGCGAACCGGTGAAGGTAGTGATGGGTCGTTCAGGCGAGGTAAAAGTTGTGGACCCAAACACGGGCAAGCTGCTTATCAGCAACCACGTCCCTTATGGCTCCTTCCTGCACGTGAACGACGGGCAGACGGTAGAGAAAGGCGATCAGATATGTAACTGGGATCCATATAATGCCGTGATTCTCTCTGAATTTGACGGGGAGATTGCCTATGAAGCCATCATCGAGGGTATCACATACCGCGAGGAGTCGGATGAGCAGACAGGTTACCGCGAGAAGGTGATCATCGATACAAAAGACAAGACACAGAACCCCGCCATCTTGGTAAACCCGAAGAATGGCGAGCCGAAAGGCTATAACATTCCGGTGGGAGCACACTTGACCGTAGAGAACGGCGAGAAAATCAAAGCCGGACAGATTCTGGTGAAGATTCCTCGAGCGATAGGCAAGACGCGTGACATCACAGGTGGTCTGCCGCGTGTGACGGAACTGTTCGAAGCCCGTAACCCTTCTAACCCGGCCGTGGTATCGGAGATTGATGGCGTGGTGACCTACGGAAGCGTGAAGCGCGGTAACCGTGAAATCTACATCGAGTCGAAAGACGGCGTGAAGAAGAAGTACATGGTGCCGCTTTCCAAGCACATCCTCGTGCAGGACAACGACTTCGTGCGCGCTGGTATGCCGTTATCGGATGGTGCCATCACACCGTCAGACATCCTAAATATCCAGGGTCCGGGAGCCGTGCAGGAATACCTGGTGAATGAGATTCAGGAAGTATACCGTCTGCAGGGCGTGAAGATCAACGACAAGCACATTGAGGTGGTTGTACGCCAGATGATGCAGAAGGTGATTGTCGTGGATGCCGGTGACACAAGCTTCCTGGAGAACCAGGTGGTAGACAAAATCACCTTCATGGAGGAAAACGACCGCATCATTGACATGAAAGTGGTGGAGGAAGCCGGAGACTCGGCAAGCCTGAAGCCAGGTCAGATCGTTACCGCCAGAAGGCTGCGTGACGAGAACTCAAGCCTGAAGCGCCGCGACCTGAAACTGGTAACCGTGCGCGATGCACAGCCATCCGTGTCAAGGCCTACGCTGCAGGGTATCACACAGGCATCCCTGGGTACGCAAAGCTTCATCTCTGCGGCATCCTTCCAGGAAACGACGAAGGTGCTGAGCGAGGCGGCTATCAAAGGAAAAGCCGATGAGCTGCTTGGCCTGAAAGAGAACGTGATCGTGGGGCACCTGATTCCGGCTGGTACAGGACTGAGAGAATATCAGAAACTGATAGTGGGAAGCCAGGAAGAGTATGATGCATTGGTAAGCTCCAAGAAAGCGACAACCAAAAGGCAGCAGGAGTTACAAAACAAATAA
- the rplW gene encoding 50S ribosomal protein L23, whose protein sequence is MNVLKRPIITEKFAALNEVGKYAFEVNKNANKVEIKKQIEKQYGVTVEKVATMRSIGKLKTKYTKSGAVSGRTSLIKKAIVTLKEGDVIDFYSGI, encoded by the coding sequence ATGAACGTTCTGAAAAGACCAATAATCACTGAAAAATTTGCCGCTCTGAACGAGGTGGGCAAATATGCTTTTGAGGTAAACAAGAACGCCAATAAAGTAGAGATCAAGAAGCAGATTGAGAAACAGTATGGCGTAACAGTGGAGAAAGTAGCCACCATGCGCTCTATCGGCAAATTGAAGACGAAATATACGAAATCAGGCGCTGTCTCAGGCCGTACTTCTCTCATCAAGAAAGCAATTGTTACCCTGAAAGAGGGTGATGTCATAGACTTTTACAGCGGTATATAA
- the fusA gene encoding elongation factor G gives MARDLKYTRNIGIAAHIDAGKTTTTERILYYTGKSHKLGEVHEGAATTDWMEQEQERGITITSAAVTVNWNYRGQPYHINIIDTPGHVDFTVEVNRSLRVLDGLVFLFSAVDGVEPQSETNWRLADNYKVARIGFVNKMDRSGADFLAVCRQVKEMLGSNAVALQLPIGSEDNFRGVVDLVNNRGIIWNEDDKGMTFTEVPIPDDMVEEAAEYREKLLEAVAEYDETLMEKYFEDPNSISEDEILTALRAATIDMAIVPMLCGSSFKNKGVQTMLDYVMALIPSPLDREYIKGINPDTEQEVLRKPSVTEPFAGLAFKIATDPYVGRLCFVRAYSGVLESGSYVYNTRSNNKERISRIFQMHANKQNQIDKLEAGDIGAVVGFKDIKTGDTLCDQNNKIVFESMDFPEPVIGYAIEPKTQADSDKMGMAIAKLIEEDPTLKVHTDEETGQTILRGMGELHLEIIIDRMKREFKVELNQGAPQVAYKETITKTVEHREVFKKQSGGRGKFADIVFNMGPREDGKPGLEFENAIVGGVIPKEFIPAVQKGFEEAMKNGILAGFPIDSMKVRLFHGSFHDVDSDALSFELAARQGFKEAGKQCAPKLLEPIMSVDVVTPDEYTGPVTGDLNRRRGLMKGMDTKGTASVVRADVPLSELFGYVTDLRTITSGRATASLTFSHYEQVPQNLADAIIAKLKGTAAK, from the coding sequence ATGGCAAGAGACCTAAAATACACAAGAAATATTGGGATTGCCGCGCATATTGATGCAGGTAAGACAACAACAACAGAGCGCATACTTTACTACACAGGAAAATCTCACAAATTAGGGGAAGTACACGAAGGTGCCGCTACAACCGACTGGATGGAGCAGGAGCAGGAGCGCGGTATCACCATTACTTCTGCCGCTGTTACAGTAAACTGGAATTACAGAGGACAGCCGTATCACATCAACATCATCGACACCCCGGGCCATGTTGACTTCACGGTGGAAGTGAACCGTTCGCTGCGGGTACTGGATGGCCTGGTGTTCCTGTTCAGTGCAGTAGACGGGGTGGAGCCACAGTCAGAAACCAACTGGCGCCTTGCCGACAACTATAAAGTGGCACGCATCGGTTTTGTGAACAAGATGGACCGTTCTGGCGCTGACTTCCTGGCGGTGTGCAGGCAGGTAAAAGAAATGCTGGGCAGCAACGCCGTAGCGCTTCAGTTACCGATTGGCTCTGAGGATAACTTTAGAGGAGTGGTGGATCTGGTGAACAACCGGGGCATCATCTGGAATGAGGATGACAAAGGGATGACCTTTACAGAAGTTCCTATTCCGGACGACATGGTGGAAGAAGCCGCTGAGTACAGGGAGAAGCTGCTGGAAGCAGTTGCCGAGTACGATGAAACCCTGATGGAGAAATACTTCGAAGATCCAAATTCGATCTCTGAAGATGAAATACTGACTGCCCTTCGTGCTGCAACGATAGATATGGCCATTGTTCCGATGCTGTGCGGTTCTTCCTTCAAGAACAAGGGTGTTCAGACGATGCTGGATTATGTGATGGCGCTGATACCTTCTCCTCTTGACAGAGAGTATATCAAAGGAATAAACCCTGATACGGAGCAGGAAGTTTTACGCAAGCCAAGCGTAACAGAACCTTTTGCGGGTCTTGCATTCAAAATTGCGACTGACCCTTACGTTGGCCGCTTATGCTTTGTAAGGGCATACTCAGGCGTCCTGGAGTCCGGGTCATATGTATACAATACAAGGTCAAACAACAAAGAGCGTATATCCCGCATTTTCCAGATGCACGCCAATAAGCAGAACCAGATTGACAAATTGGAGGCTGGAGACATTGGTGCGGTAGTAGGCTTCAAGGACATCAAGACGGGAGACACACTTTGCGATCAGAACAACAAGATCGTGTTTGAATCTATGGATTTCCCTGAGCCGGTAATTGGTTATGCCATTGAGCCAAAAACGCAGGCAGACTCTGACAAGATGGGTATGGCGATTGCCAAGCTGATCGAGGAAGATCCTACGCTGAAAGTGCATACTGATGAGGAAACAGGGCAAACTATTCTGAGAGGAATGGGCGAATTGCACCTTGAGATCATCATCGACCGAATGAAGCGCGAGTTCAAAGTAGAGCTGAACCAGGGTGCGCCTCAGGTAGCTTACAAGGAGACGATCACAAAGACAGTGGAGCACCGGGAAGTGTTCAAGAAGCAGTCTGGTGGCCGTGGTAAGTTTGCCGACATTGTATTTAATATGGGGCCCCGCGAGGACGGCAAGCCAGGACTTGAGTTTGAGAATGCCATTGTAGGGGGTGTGATACCGAAAGAATTCATCCCAGCGGTTCAGAAAGGCTTCGAAGAAGCGATGAAGAACGGTATTCTTGCAGGATTCCCTATTGATTCCATGAAAGTGCGCCTGTTCCATGGTTCCTTCCATGATGTAGACTCTGATGCCCTTTCTTTTGAATTGGCAGCCCGTCAGGGATTCAAGGAGGCCGGCAAGCAATGCGCGCCGAAGCTGCTTGAGCCTATTATGTCAGTAGACGTGGTAACGCCGGATGAGTATACGGGCCCGGTAACTGGTGACCTGAACAGAAGAAGAGGCCTGATGAAGGGAATGGACACAAAAGGCACTGCTAGTGTGGTAAGGGCCGATGTGCCGCTCTCTGAGCTGTTCGGATATGTGACCGACCTTCGTACGATTACTTCTGGTAGAGCTACAGCTTCACTTACTTTCTCTCATTACGAGCAGGTACCTCAGAACTTAGCAGATGCCATCATTGCCAAATTAAAAGGAACTGCAGCTAAATAG
- a CDS encoding DUF3467 domain-containing protein — MADDQQKQNQISIELSEEVAEGEYANLAMIAHSSSEFVIDFIRLMPGLPKAKVKSRVVITPEHAKRLLAALADNVKKFEDSFGEIKHAQEAPSFPMNFGGTVGEA; from the coding sequence ATGGCGGATGATCAGCAAAAGCAAAATCAGATAAGCATAGAGTTGTCGGAAGAAGTGGCAGAAGGCGAGTATGCCAACCTGGCTATGATTGCGCACTCCAGCAGCGAATTTGTGATTGATTTTATAAGACTGATGCCAGGTTTGCCAAAAGCGAAAGTCAAATCAAGAGTCGTTATCACGCCGGAGCACGCCAAGAGATTATTGGCTGCTCTGGCCGATAACGTCAAAAAGTTTGAAGACAGCTTCGGTGAGATCAAGCACGCACAGGAGGCGCCGTCATTTCCGATGAACTTCGGAGGAACGGTGGGGGAAGCCTAA
- the rpsL gene encoding 30S ribosomal protein S12 encodes MPTIQQLVRKGREKLTYNSKSPALDSCPQRRGVCTRVYTTTPKKPNSAMRKVARVRLTNGKEVNAYIPGEGHNLQEHSIVLIRGGRVKDLPGVRYHIVRGALDTAGVSGRLQSRSKYGAKRPKPGQAAAAAGKGGKKK; translated from the coding sequence ATGCCTACTATACAGCAATTAGTAAGAAAGGGAAGAGAGAAACTGACATATAACTCTAAGTCTCCTGCCCTAGATTCATGCCCACAGCGTCGTGGCGTATGTACAAGAGTATATACCACAACGCCTAAGAAGCCAAACTCTGCCATGCGTAAGGTTGCCAGGGTACGATTAACAAACGGCAAGGAAGTCAACGCCTATATACCAGGTGAAGGCCACAACCTGCAGGAGCACTCTATTGTGCTGATCAGAGGAGGCAGGGTGAAGGACCTTCCGGGGGTGCGTTACCACATCGTGCGCGGCGCCCTCGACACCGCAGGTGTTAGCGGCCGTCTTCAGTCACGCTCCAAGTACGGTGCCAAGCGACCCAAGCCAGGGCAGGCTGCAGCCGCCGCAGGTAAAGGTGGTAAGAAAAAGTAA
- the rpsS gene encoding 30S ribosomal protein S19 — MARSLKKGPYIDFRLEKKVNVMNDAGKKSVIKTWSRRSMISPDFVGHTFAVHNGNKFIPVYVTENMVGHKLGEFAPTRNFRGHVAKKDKGKR; from the coding sequence ATGGCTAGATCATTAAAAAAAGGGCCTTACATTGACTTTAGGCTCGAGAAGAAAGTGAATGTAATGAATGACGCTGGCAAAAAGTCTGTTATCAAGACTTGGTCGCGCCGATCTATGATATCTCCTGATTTCGTGGGCCACACATTCGCAGTACATAATGGTAATAAATTTATTCCGGTATATGTGACGGAGAACATGGTAGGGCACAAGCTCGGCGAGTTTGCGCCAACCAGAAACTTCAGAGGTCACGTTGCTAAAAAAGATAAAGGCAAGCGATAA
- the rplD gene encoding 50S ribosomal protein L4, whose amino-acid sequence MELSVLNIKGEDTGRKVTLSDAVFGLEPNEHAMYLDVKQYLANQRQGTHKSKERNEVAGSTKKIKKQKGTGGARAGSLKSPLFVGGGRVFGPKPRNYSFKLNKKLKRVARLSALSLLARDNKVALVESFSLDAPKTSEFKGILSNLQVAGKTLILLPAADKNIVLSGRNLPKVKISTASDVNTYDLLNTEKLLLVEESVNVLETLFSAK is encoded by the coding sequence ATGGAGCTTTCTGTATTAAATATAAAAGGTGAGGATACAGGCAGAAAGGTAACGCTTTCTGATGCTGTGTTTGGTTTAGAGCCAAATGAGCATGCCATGTATCTTGACGTGAAACAGTACCTGGCGAACCAGCGGCAGGGAACGCATAAGTCAAAAGAGCGCAACGAGGTAGCAGGTTCTACAAAAAAGATTAAAAAGCAAAAAGGTACGGGCGGTGCACGTGCCGGATCGCTGAAGTCGCCGCTGTTTGTGGGCGGTGGGCGCGTTTTTGGACCCAAGCCAAGAAACTACAGCTTCAAGCTTAACAAGAAACTGAAGCGGGTGGCCCGTCTTTCTGCCCTGTCGCTGTTAGCACGCGACAACAAAGTGGCGCTGGTGGAGTCCTTCTCTCTGGACGCACCGAAAACAAGCGAGTTTAAAGGCATCCTGAGCAACCTGCAGGTGGCTGGCAAAACACTGATACTGCTGCCTGCAGCCGATAAGAACATTGTGCTGTCTGGGCGCAACCTGCCGAAGGTGAAAATCTCTACCGCAAGCGATGTGAACACATATGACCTGCTGAACACAGAGAAACTGTTGCTGGTGGAAGAGTCAGTTAATGTATTAGAAACCCTCTTTAGCGCGAAATAA
- the rplC gene encoding 50S ribosomal protein L3, which produces MPGIIGKKIGMTSLFTADGKYTPVTVIQAGPCVVTQVKTVETDGYEAVQLGFGEKKLKRVTMAEAGHYKKANTAPKKKVAEFNTEGISVNLGDTIDVNLFIEGEFVDVVGTSKGKGFQGVVKRHNFAGVGGQTHGQHNRARHPGSIGACSWPSRVFKGMRMAGRMGGNRVKIENLTVLRVVADKNLLVVSGSVPGAKNSYVLIEK; this is translated from the coding sequence ATGCCTGGAATTATCGGTAAAAAAATCGGAATGACAAGCCTCTTCACAGCAGATGGTAAATACACACCCGTAACGGTTATTCAAGCCGGCCCATGTGTAGTTACTCAGGTGAAGACAGTCGAGACTGATGGCTATGAAGCTGTACAGCTTGGCTTTGGCGAAAAGAAGCTGAAGAGAGTAACAATGGCAGAAGCCGGACATTACAAGAAAGCCAATACAGCTCCTAAGAAAAAAGTGGCAGAGTTTAACACGGAGGGTATTTCTGTAAATCTGGGAGACACCATAGATGTGAACCTGTTTATAGAAGGTGAGTTCGTGGATGTGGTCGGAACTTCCAAAGGCAAGGGATTCCAGGGCGTTGTGAAGCGCCACAACTTTGCCGGAGTTGGCGGTCAGACCCACGGTCAGCATAACAGGGCAAGGCACCCGGGTTCTATCGGTGCCTGTTCATGGCCATCCAGAGTGTTCAAGGGGATGCGCATGGCTGGCAGAATGGGCGGTAACCGCGTGAAGATTGAAAACTTGACGGTGTTGCGCGTTGTAGCGGACAAAAACCTTTTGGTAGTTAGTGGCTCTGTACCAGGTGCCAAGAATTCTTACGTGTTAATTGAGAAATAA